The Atribacter laminatus genome contains the following window.
CTGAGTATGACTGATTCACTATAGAATTCCCAAACACCTTTTGGGTTAACCGCAGTTATTTTTTTATTTGTGGTAAGGTCAAGAACAGTTGTTTCAGTCATTACCTCTATTGAGGTTTTGGCTAATTGATCAATATATCGGGCAGCATATTCAGGACCAGTCAGTTCTTCTCCAAATACTTGCAAACCAAAGCCGGGATGAATACACTGATTCAATATTCCTCCCAAGTAATCATTTCTTTCTAAGATAAATATTTTCCGGGCACCGTGGTTCCAAGCAGATAGCGCTGAAGCCATACCTGCTGGACCTCCCCCAATAACGACGACATCACAATCAATGTGATGTGGCATGAGCATTAACCACCTTTTTCGTTTCACCAACAAAGAGATTCGAATTTTTATCCGATTTTAATAAGTCTTGAATACCGATATTTAATAGATTCATAACAATGGAAGGAAGATGCATTTGACAAAAACTTCCCTGACAGCGTCCAGCTGTAACCCTGATTCTTCGCTTTAAACCGTCCATGGTTCGAGCCGGAGGGTTCATGTTTAAGGCATACTTAACTTCCGCCAGGGTGACTTCTTCACACCGACAGACAATCTGACCCCAATCGGGATCTTGAGCAATAAGTTCCTCACGTTTTTCCCAATCACAATCATGAAATACAGGAAAAGCTTTTCTAAAAATTATCTGGTCTTTTTCTTTCAATGATAATCCTTGCTGAATCAGTAATTCTCCCACATATTCTGCTATTCCTGGAGAAGCTGTAAGACCTGGTGATTCAATCCCACACAGGTGAATTAAGCCTGGATGCTTTTTTGAAACAAAGATAAGAAAATCTCTTTCGGGTAAGGTAGGCCGTATTCCAGCAAATATCTGAATAGTTTGATTAAAAGGAAATCGTGGAACCAGCTTTTGAGCACCAGCTCTGACTTCATTCAACCCTTGAGGGGTGGTCGAGGTATCATCAACACAACTCGATTCAAAGTTTGGCCCAGCTAAAATATTGCCTTCTGGAGTTGGAGAAACAAGGATACCCTTACTTACTGAGTTGGGAACTGGATAGAGAATTTTTTTTACCAAACCTTGGCTTTCTTTATCAAGCAAAAAATATTCACCTTTAAATGCAGAAAGATCCGGAACCTGGTCTCCTGATTTTTGAGCCATTTTTACCGATGATAGACCAGCAGCATTTACAACATATGAAGCTTCATAATTTTCATTAGGAGTATGTACGATGATCTTTTTACCTTGAAGATCAAAACCCTCTACAGAGCTATCAAAATGAAATTCAACTCCATTTAAAGCCGCCCCTTCAGCAAAGGCTA
Protein-coding sequences here:
- a CDS encoding NAD(P)/FAD-dependent oxidoreductase; amino-acid sequence: MKKTYDVIIVGGGVVGCAIAWFLSHFDLKTLLLERELDVCCGVSKANTGIIHSGSYLTPGTVKGKLHQGALSWFPKIEKELDFHPSVTGALTVAFNQDDLNYLKSLKKIGRYDDADILSPQESRILEPNLSDRTVATYYDPHAAVVSPFRLTLAFAEGAALNGVEFHFDSSVEGFDLQGKKIIVHTPNENYEASYVVNAAGLSSVKMAQKSGDQVPDLSAFKGEYFLLDKESQGLVKKILYPVPNSVSKGILVSPTPEGNILAGPNFESSCVDDTSTTPQGLNEVRAGAQKLVPRFPFNQTIQIFAGIRPTLPERDFLIFVSKKHPGLIHLCGIESPGLTASPGIAEYVGELLIQQGLSLKEKDQIIFRKAFPVFHDCDWEKREELIAQDPDWGQIVCRCEEVTLAEVKYALNMNPPARTMDGLKRRIRVTAGRCQGSFCQMHLPSIVMNLLNIGIQDLLKSDKNSNLFVGETKKVVNAHATSH